Genomic segment of Anaerolineae bacterium:
CGCTTCGGGTGATGTGCAGCGGCCGGGTAGACCCCCAGTTTGTGCTAAAGGCGCTGCGCGAGGGGGCCGACGGGGTGCTGATTGCCGGGTGCCACCCGGGCGAGTGCCACTATGTAGAAGGAAATATCAAAGCCCTGCGGCG
This window contains:
- a CDS encoding hydrogenase iron-sulfur subunit, translating into MSDTYEPIIVGFLCNWCSYRAADLAGTARMHYAPNMRPLRVMCSGRVDPQFVLKALREGADGVLIAGCHPGECHYVEGNIKALRR